GGCGAGCGACTCGGCAGTCTCGCCGAACAACGGGCTCGTTTCGTCGATCACGTGCATCAGGTTCCAGCCGAGCAGGAAGATCGGATGCTCGCTGCGCACGAGCGGGAGGTCGTGAATCTTGCGCAGCGTATAGCCTTCGTGCGTGCCTTCGACACGCATCAGCCGCAGTTTCGCCTGCGCTTCGGCGATCACGTTCTGGCGCGCATTCGCGGCACGCACCATCAGCGTCATCCTGCCGTTCAGCGGGCGCACGATCGCGTAACGCGCGAACAGGATCTTCGCCTGCGGCCGCGAGAATCGCGCGAACACGAGGCCGGTCGCCAGCGCGATGCCCGACATCCCGATGAAGATCTCCAACGTTGCGACGAGGTGCGCGTAGACGGTCTGCGGATGCATGTCGCCGTAGCCGACCGTCGCGAGCGTCTCGACGCTGAAGAAGAATGCGCCGACGAATCCGGCCGGCGACTGGTTCGCGATCGGCGCATCGCCGAGCACGTAAAGCGTCGCGAAGCCGCCGTTGAGCAGCAGGAACAGCACCGCGAGCGACAGGAAGAATACGGGCCAGCTCACCGTCAACGCACGGTGATAGAGGTCGCGCCAGCCGGGCGGCGGCATCCCGTATGCAATCACGGGGCGGGTGCCCGACCAGATCTTGCGGCCACGGCCGCGGGAAGCTGGGGAGGACGAATCGACGTTCATCGCGCGAGGCCTGAAGCAGGGAGGCGATGAGCGTAGCACGCCAAGGCCGCGGCCGGGAATGCGCCGCGGGCTTCGCGCGAGACGCGCAAAAAAATCCGGCCGCATGGGCGGCCGGTCTCGTGATCGTCCCGCCGGCACGCGCGCGGCGGGCGGCGGGCGGCGGGCTTACTTGCGGTCGACGATCACGCGGTCGAACGTGCCGCCGTCAGCGAAGTGGGTCTTCTGCGCGTTCGCCCAGCTGCCGAAAACCTGCTCGACGCTGAACGTCTTCAGCGGCTTGAACTCGGCCGCATGCTTCTTCAGCACGTTCGCATCGCGAGGGCGCAGATGGTGCCGCGCGATGATCTCCTGCGCCTGCGGCATATAAAGGTAGTCGAGATACGCCTGCGCGACCTTGCGCGTGCCTTTCTTGTCGACGACCTTGTCGACGACGGCGACGGGCGGCTCCGCGAGAATGCTCGCCGACGGATACACGGCGTCGAATTCCGCGCCCGACGCACCCACGTCCATTAGCGCGACCTCGTTCTCGAACGTGACAAGCACGTCGCCGATGCCGCGCTGCGTGAAGGTCGTCGTCGCGCCGCGGCCGCCCGAGTCCAGCACGGGCACGTTGCGGAACACCGCCTTCTCGAAGTCGAGCGCCTGCTGATCGGTCGCGCCCTTCTGCTTCTGGTAGCCCCACGCGGCGAGGTACGCGTAGCGGCCGTTGCCCGACGTCTTCGGGTTCGCGATGATCACCTGCACGCCCGGCTTCGCGAGATCGCTCCAGTCCTTGATCGCCTTCGGGTTGCCCTTGCGCACGAGGAACACCATCGTCGTCGAGTACGGCGAGCTGCCGTCGGGAAAGCGCGCGCGCCAGTCCTTCGGCAGCAGCTGGCCGCGCTCGGCGAGCAGATCGATGTCGTTCGGCTGGTTCATCGTCACGACGTCGGCCTGCAGCCCCTGCAGCACCGACAGCGCCTGCGCGCTCGACGCGCCGTGCGACTGCTTGATCGTCACGGTTTCGCCCGTCTGCTGCTTGTACGCGGCGGCGAAGCTCGTGTTGATGTCCTTGTACAACTCGCGCGTCACGTCGTACGACACGTTCAGGATCGACGTGTCCGCATGCGCGGCCGTTGCCGCCACGACCAGCGCCGCCGCGGCGCCCGTGTGCAGCCAGCGGCCGATCCCGTTGATGCTTGCCATCGTGATATGCCCCGTTTCCAGTAGTAGGGAATGTGCGTGACGACACGCGTACGCGCCGTCATCGAAACGTAAGCGGGCATTCTAGCGGCCGGGCGCTGCGTGCTTTCCAATCTGTCGTGCAAAGCAAATCTCGAATTCTGCTAAACGGCCTGCGCGGCTCGCGCACGCGCCGGATCCGGTGTTAAGATCGCCGCTCAGCCCATTTCACGGTTCATCCATGTCCGCTGCCCTGCGCTCGCCCTCGATCCTTGCCGCCATCGCGGCAGGTACGCGCGCGGCCGGGCTGAAACTGAAAAAACGACTCCTCGACTGACGGGGACGTCGCGTCCCGTCAGGCGAATGCCGGACGGAATGCACGCAGGTCGTTTCTTTCTCCTTGCTCGCACGCCTCGCTCCGGCACACCGCCGGCGGAACGGTTCCCTCCCACTCCGTTTCCACCATGAGGCTTTTCATGCACACACGTTTCGAAGGTATCTGGCTGCCGCTCATCACGCCGTTCCACGACGGCGAGGTCGACCATCGCGCGCTCGCGCGGCTCGCGCGTCACTATGCGGCGGCGGGCATCGCGGGTTTCGTCGCGGGCGCCACGACCGGTGAAGGCGTGCTGCTCGACGCGCGCGAACAGGACGCCGTGTTCGCGACGCTGCGCGATGCGGTGCCCGACCTGCCGATCGTCGTCGGGCTCACCGCGAGCGCGACGCACTTCGCGGCCGCCCGCGCACGCGAACTCGCCGCGCTGCGGCCCGACGGACTGCTCGTCACGCCGCCCGTCTACGTTCGGCCGACGCAGGACGGCATCCGCCGCCACGTCGAAGCGATCGTCGCGGCGGCCGACCTGCCGATCCTCGTCTACAACATCCCGTACCGCACCGGCGTGAACGTCGAACTGGAAACGCTGCAGGCGCTCGCGCGCGACCCGCGCGTCGCGGGCATCAAGGAGTGCGGCGGGACGCTCGACCGGATGAGCCGGCTCGTGCACGACACGCCGCTCGCGATCCTCTCCGGCGACGACAACCAGAACTTCGCCGCGCTGTGCGCCGGCGCGCACGGCGCGATCGCCAGCAGCGCGCACGTGCTGCCCGAATGGCACGTGCGCATTCATGCGCTGCTGCGCGACGGCCGGCTCGCCGACGCGCGACGGCTGTCGGTCGCGCTGCAGCCGCTCGTCGCGGCGCTGTTCGCGGAGCCGAATCCGGCGCCGGTGAAGGCGGTGCTGGCAGCGCAGGGGTGGTGCGAGGATGGGCTGAGGCTGCCGTTCGTGCCGGCGAGCGAGGGGTTGCGGGAGAGGCTGGGCAAGCTGTGCGCGGCACTGGACGCATCGGTGCAGGTTGTCGCGGCAGCGTAGGATTTCACTCCGAAACTGTTTCAGACCGTCAAGACTCTCGACGAGCCGTACTGCGAAAGACGGCTGTCAGCCGTTATGAGCAGCATCGGTTCGGATCAGGC
The sequence above is a segment of the Burkholderia diffusa genome. Coding sequences within it:
- the dapA gene encoding 4-hydroxy-tetrahydrodipicolinate synthase; the encoded protein is MHTRFEGIWLPLITPFHDGEVDHRALARLARHYAAAGIAGFVAGATTGEGVLLDAREQDAVFATLRDAVPDLPIVVGLTASATHFAAARARELAALRPDGLLVTPPVYVRPTQDGIRRHVEAIVAAADLPILVYNIPYRTGVNVELETLQALARDPRVAGIKECGGTLDRMSRLVHDTPLAILSGDDNQNFAALCAGAHGAIASSAHVLPEWHVRIHALLRDGRLADARRLSVALQPLVAALFAEPNPAPVKAVLAAQGWCEDGLRLPFVPASEGLRERLGKLCAALDASVQVVAAA
- a CDS encoding sulfate ABC transporter substrate-binding protein, whose product is MASINGIGRWLHTGAAAALVVAATAAHADTSILNVSYDVTRELYKDINTSFAAAYKQQTGETVTIKQSHGASSAQALSVLQGLQADVVTMNQPNDIDLLAERGQLLPKDWRARFPDGSSPYSTTMVFLVRKGNPKAIKDWSDLAKPGVQVIIANPKTSGNGRYAYLAAWGYQKQKGATDQQALDFEKAVFRNVPVLDSGGRGATTTFTQRGIGDVLVTFENEVALMDVGASGAEFDAVYPSASILAEPPVAVVDKVVDKKGTRKVAQAYLDYLYMPQAQEIIARHHLRPRDANVLKKHAAEFKPLKTFSVEQVFGSWANAQKTHFADGGTFDRVIVDRK
- a CDS encoding ion channel; the encoded protein is MNVDSSSPASRGRGRKIWSGTRPVIAYGMPPPGWRDLYHRALTVSWPVFFLSLAVLFLLLNGGFATLYVLGDAPIANQSPAGFVGAFFFSVETLATVGYGDMHPQTVYAHLVATLEIFIGMSGIALATGLVFARFSRPQAKILFARYAIVRPLNGRMTLMVRAANARQNVIAEAQAKLRLMRVEGTHEGYTLRKIHDLPLVRSEHPIFLLGWNLMHVIDETSPLFGETAESLAARDASLLITIEGSDETTAQVMQARYSWAHAEIRWRHRYVDLMHDEGGITHIDYTHFHDVVPVDADTDERGSPGVVVGADAATQAPGPAA